The proteins below come from a single Conexivisphaerales archaeon genomic window:
- the trxA gene encoding thioredoxin, translated as MDELEAIKLKMLREMMRSAKSEESKVDISPLILTDQNFSTELQKNPRLVVDFWAEWCQPCRMMAPILERLASRLAGQVRFGNLNVDENPITAQSYSVMAIPTLVLFRNGAMVDRVVGLLPEVQLGARIKNVLLN; from the coding sequence TTGGACGAGCTCGAAGCTATAAAGCTTAAGATGCTCAGGGAGATGATGAGGTCAGCGAAATCCGAAGAGAGCAAAGTTGACATATCACCGCTCATTCTGACTGACCAGAATTTTTCTACTGAGCTTCAGAAGAATCCTCGTCTGGTGGTTGATTTCTGGGCAGAATGGTGTCAACCTTGCAGGATGATGGCCCCTATCCTTGAGAGGCTGGCGTCAAGACTTGCTGGTCAGGTGAGGTTTGGAAACCTGAATGTGGATGAAAACCCAATTACTGCTCAGTCATATTCAGTGATGGCCATACCTACACTGGTTCTCTTCAGAAATGGAGCAATGGTTGATAGAGTTGTCGGTCTACTGCCTGAAGTACAGCTTGGTGCAAGAATAAAGAACGTTTTGCTTAACTAA